A stretch of DNA from Thermodesulfovibrionales bacterium:
ACGGGGAAGACCATCTCCATGAAACCCGCATAGTGGTTTCTGTTCACGAATGGGCCGAAGGGAAAACCCGCGACGGGAAGATCCCTGAGCCAGAAGATCTTACGATTGTAAAATAGATACTGGAGTATCGCGAGAAACGCGATTCCAGAAGAAAAGAGGATTACCGTCGCGACCGTTTTCTTCAGGAGTTCTCTCCTGCTCAGCATTTGCACGGTGAGAATGTAAAAGGCCACGTACGCCGCGAACCGGAAAAACTCCTGAAGGGTAGCCTTCTTGTGAATTGACAATGAAATCCATTTGACCGGTTCCACGATCCCGACCGTGGAAGTATAGAGCCCGTATGTCTCGGGAGAGAGGAACCTCACCAGCCCCGCCGGCAAAGGGATGAGTTGCAGCACGTAATACGCAGCGAGGCAGAGTAACGGGACGATGCCGGGGACATCATGAAGAGAGCTTTCTCCTTTTTTTGTCTCCCTGAGAAGATAAAGGAGAAGACTCACGAACGAAAGGGTCTCCATGACGGTTAACGACCATGGCTCAACCGTGCCGAAGGCGAGAGGAGCAAAGATCAGGATAAGGAGATATATACGGTAGATGTTACGGAACATAGATCGATCTGCCCGATACTACTGCCTCCGGATTCGCTGTTACCAGCCTGGCGGCGTTTTCTCTGCCTATCACTTCCCCCGCAACCTTGAGTCCTTCGGAGAGTACCGGCCTGCGCCGGCTGTTAGAATGAGCATCGGTCGCAATCAGATTGACGATGCCTCTCTTCAGGAGATAAACGGCACACTCGCGCACATCGGTGCCGAACCCTCCGGTGAGAGAATCTGCGGTTATCTGAACAAGGCAGTTCGAATCGAGTAAATCGAAGAGCAGAGCGGGATCATTCATGACCGAAGAATTTCTTTCGGGGTGGGTTATGATGGGACGGAACCCCTGTGCCGCCATATTGAAGAGGATGCTCCTCGCCTGCAAGGGCAAATGACTGTGGGGGAATTCGAGAAGGATATAGTTCGTTGCCTCCACCGCATAATCCTTCAGCAGCGAAGGGTCGATGAGGGCGTTCACATCAGCCCCCCGAAGTATCGTTACCGGGATATCGAGATCACGGAGACGGCGGTTCAATGCGTCCACACCAGCCCCTATATCCTGGGGAGGCAGCAGCGCATCGCGAACATGGGGAGTGGCCACGATCGTGGTAATTCCATCCTGGCAGGCCGTTTTCGCCATTTCGATTGACTCCGAGATATCTGCCGGCCCATCGTC
This window harbors:
- a CDS encoding CpsB/CapC family capsule biosynthesis tyrosine phosphatase, with protein sequence MIDIHCHILPRIDDGPADISESIEMAKTACQDGITTIVATPHVRDALLPPQDIGAGVDALNRRLRDLDIPVTILRGADVNALIDPSLLKDYAVEATNYILLEFPHSHLPLQARSILFNMAAQGFRPIITHPERNSSVMNDPALLFDLLDSNCLVQITADSLTGGFGTDVRECAVYLLKRGIVNLIATDAHSNSRRRPVLSEGLKVAGEVIGRENAARLVTANPEAVVSGRSIYVP